In Zingiber officinale cultivar Zhangliang chromosome 1A, Zo_v1.1, whole genome shotgun sequence, a genomic segment contains:
- the LOC122000119 gene encoding uncharacterized protein LOC122000119, with translation MVDVHRRMAALSPSHAAGLRRLSVRAATASHAAATHRLGILSLRPIAEGVLSHLRAASVPLCPGLSEPELACLEADLAFSIPPDLRALLALGIPSGPGFPDWRAPGPGRLLCLPRAAAAFQVACGTLWPRSWGSRPADPARALRRARAALRRAPLLLPLFGRCYIPCLPALAGNPVFYVDDSRVFCCALDFADFFQRHWPTSPHADFSCPLPSLDACRWIEFWSDAASDRRRRSSSSSSSSSASDAVSSSSSPSSPPDPERFVEIRTPRLPDWVGGYLDGIGSVLRQGGWGECDIREMVHVPASRVFDSGDQPDTSFAIDAEVVLDALLVKAGWCSDSLRLAGWSSDDISDALDLNLLRPRGRERCSPVVKLPPAVALKLEKLVEAVARS, from the coding sequence ATGGTCGACGTACACCGTCGGATGGCCGCCCTTAGCCCGTCCCACGCCGCCGGCCTCCGCCGCCTCTCCGTCCGCGCGGCCACAGCGTCCCACGCCGCCGCAACTCACCGCCTCGGCATCCTATCCCTCCGCCCCATCGCCGAGGGCGTTCTCTCCCACCTCCGCGCCGCCTCCGTCCCCCTCTGCCCAGGACTCTCCGAGCCAGAGCTCGCCTGCCTTGAGGCTGACCTCGCCTTCTCCATCCCCCCGGACCTCCGCGCGCTCCTCGCCCTAGGGATCCCCTCGGGCCCTGGCTTCCCGGATTGGCGTGCGCCCGGCCCCGGTCGCCTCCTCTGCCTCCCTCGCGCGGCCGCAGCCTTCCAGGTCGCCTGCGGAACCTTATGGCCGCGCTCCTGGGGCTCCCGCCCTGCCGACCCTGCACGGGCCCTCCGCCGGGCCCGTGCCGCTCTCCGCCGCGCACCTCTTCTCCTACCGCTCTTCGGCCGCTGCTATATCCCCTGCCTCCCGGCTCTCGCCGGGAACCCTGTTTTCTACGTCGACGACTCTCGTGTGTTCTGCTGCGCCCTCGACTTCGCCGACTTCTTCCAGCGTCATTGGCCCACTTCCCCGCACGCAGATTTCTCTTGCCCTCTCCCCAGCCTCGACGCCTGCCGTTGGATCGAGTTCTGGAGCGACGCCGCATCCGACCGCCGCCGCCGTAGCTCCTCTTCTTCGTCCTCCTCCTCAGCTTCGGATGCGGTCTCCTCGTCTTCATCGCCGTCGTCTCCTCCAGATCCGGAGCGCTTCGTGGAGATCCGCACCCCGAGGCTGCCGGACTGGGTCGGGGGTTACCTCGATGGCATCGGATCCGTATTGAGGCAAGGTGGGTGGGGCGAATGCGACATCCGTGAGATGGTCCACGTGCCGGCCTCAAGGGTCTTCGACAGTGGCGACCAGCCGGACACGTCGTTCGCAATCGACGCCGAGGTGGTGCTCGACGCTCTGCTGGTGAAAGCGGGCTGGTGCTCCGACTCGCTCCGCCTGGCAGGGTGGAGCTCCGACGACATCTCCGATGCGCTGGACCTCAATCTCCTCCGGCCGAGGGGAAGGGAGCGATGCTCGCCGGTTGTGAAACTACCGCCTGCGGTCGCGCTTAAGCTGGAGAAGCTGGTGGAGGCCGTGGCCCGATCCTAA